Proteins found in one candidate division WOR-3 bacterium genomic segment:
- the ptsP gene encoding phosphoenolpyruvate--protein phosphotransferase has translation MRERILRGIPISPGIGIGRVFFYQRELPKVEEREIAEEGVEREVNYFFEKIGEVERELNEVYQKVREEMGRDVADLVMFQILLLKDKEINGRVEKLIREKRRDAASAYYQVIREYTQTLLNSSLPFLKEREVDIIDCAHRVLRSLLPKKNDTVEFLLGNWHSKKDIILFASNLTPTEVAILDKEFIKGVALAKGGKLSHVAIMTKAKEIPAVDGVDDLLKEENKNRWAILDGDRGIVIINPTERRLLQYEREVREEKRKRALYSLSKEEEPVTKDGKYIDLSANIEFIGEVDKAKELGAKGIGLLRTEYLFLSRRRPPSEEEQFFFYREVANKMKPYPVIIRTFDLGGDKVIPGYRELNPFLGWRGIRIGLKEREILKRQMRAILRAGAENKNLKIMLPMISTLEEVQEAKSLLNAVKEELKGEGIPFDPEIELGIMVETPSCALLAERIGRISSFFSIGTNDLTQYTLACARDNEKVSYLYDPFHPAVIRLYKETIEAARKCGIWVGVCGELAAEPLGIILLVGLGVDELSMVPIKIPEAKGIIRELDLTKLQESINKVFTFSTAQGVKRFLIREIKKNFPQLVNRFYG, from the coding sequence ATGAGGGAGAGGATACTGAGGGGTATTCCCATCTCTCCGGGTATCGGCATTGGTAGAGTCTTCTTTTACCAAAGGGAACTGCCCAAGGTGGAAGAGAGAGAGATTGCCGAGGAGGGGGTGGAGAGAGAGGTTAACTACTTTTTTGAAAAGATTGGGGAGGTGGAGAGGGAACTTAACGAAGTGTACCAAAAGGTAAGGGAAGAGATGGGGAGGGATGTGGCGGACCTGGTGATGTTTCAAATTCTTTTATTGAAAGATAAAGAGATTAACGGGCGGGTGGAGAAATTGATTCGGGAGAAGAGACGTGATGCCGCCTCTGCCTACTACCAAGTGATTCGGGAATATACCCAAACGCTCCTCAATTCTTCTCTTCCCTTTCTTAAAGAGCGGGAGGTTGATATTATAGATTGTGCCCATCGGGTCTTGCGCTCCTTACTTCCAAAGAAGAATGATACGGTAGAATTTTTATTGGGAAATTGGCATTCAAAAAAAGATATAATCCTTTTTGCTTCCAATTTGACCCCAACCGAAGTGGCGATTTTGGATAAGGAGTTTATAAAGGGAGTGGCTTTAGCCAAAGGGGGGAAATTGAGCCACGTGGCGATAATGACGAAGGCGAAAGAGATTCCCGCGGTTGATGGGGTTGATGATTTATTGAAGGAGGAGAATAAGAACCGCTGGGCGATTTTGGATGGTGACCGGGGAATCGTCATTATTAACCCAACTGAGCGTCGGCTTTTGCAATACGAGAGAGAGGTGAGGGAGGAGAAGAGAAAGAGGGCACTCTATTCATTGAGTAAGGAGGAAGAACCCGTAACGAAGGACGGCAAATATATTGATCTCTCCGCCAACATTGAGTTCATCGGAGAGGTTGATAAGGCAAAGGAGTTGGGGGCTAAAGGAATTGGACTCCTCCGGACCGAATACCTCTTCTTATCCCGAAGGCGGCCCCCATCCGAGGAGGAGCAATTTTTCTTTTATAGAGAAGTTGCCAATAAGATGAAGCCCTATCCGGTAATCATCCGCACCTTTGACTTAGGGGGTGACAAGGTAATTCCTGGTTATCGGGAATTAAACCCCTTTCTGGGTTGGCGGGGGATCAGAATCGGTCTTAAAGAGAGAGAAATTTTAAAAAGACAAATGCGGGCAATCCTCCGGGCGGGGGCGGAGAATAAAAACTTAAAGATAATGCTGCCGATGATTTCCACCTTAGAAGAAGTGCAGGAGGCGAAGTCGCTTCTCAATGCGGTGAAGGAGGAGTTAAAAGGGGAGGGGATTCCCTTTGATCCGGAAATTGAATTGGGGATAATGGTTGAGACTCCTTCCTGCGCCCTTTTGGCAGAAAGGATTGGTCGCATCTCTTCCTTCTTCTCCATTGGCACAAACGACTTGACCCAATACACCCTGGCTTGTGCTCGGGATAATGAGAAGGTATCTTACCTCTATGACCCTTTCCATCCCGCAGTAATTCGCCTTTATAAAGAGACAATTGAGGCGGCGAGAAAGTGTGGGATTTGGGTTGGGGTCTGCGGCGAATTGGCAGCGGAGCCGCTCGGGATTATTCTTTTGGTTGGTTTAGGGGTTGATGAACTCTCAATGGTGCCAATAAAAATTCCCGAGGCAAAAGGGATAATTCGGGAATTGGATTTAACGAAATTACAAGAGAGTATCAATAAGGTATTTACCTTCTCTACCGCCCAAGGGGTGAAGAGGTTTCTCATTCGGGAGATTAAGAAAAACTTTCCCCAATTGGTAAATAGGTTCTATGGTTAA
- a CDS encoding bifunctional phosphoglucose/phosphomannose isomerase, producing the protein MVKRTYQIINSLPEQIEEAISFVERSLKGRWARLKNFRPENIIISGMGGSGIGGEILSDLGRKYSEIPIITVKDYNIPKLTGKKTLFFAVSYSGNTEETLTAYSQARDKKPLICVVTSGGELKVMAQKNGDILIPLPPGIQPRQALGFLLTPLLVIIGEKKFLPFSILAVKKAAEKLKSFRPECVKMAKILAQTFYQKIPYILAGSPLYAAVAYRWKCQLNENSKILAFANTLPEQNHNEIEGIGRPKIIKKLLAIALLFDPSASPKNNRRVEILPKILSGQYASFQKIEPWGENDLERIFFSVLLGDLVSYYLGVYYKKDIEKIERIEKLKVLLKGIKDEK; encoded by the coding sequence ATGGTTAAACGAACTTACCAAATAATTAATAGCCTCCCCGAGCAGATAGAAGAAGCAATCTCTTTTGTGGAAAGGTCATTAAAGGGGAGATGGGCAAGACTAAAAAATTTTCGGCCGGAGAATATTATCATCTCCGGTATGGGTGGTTCGGGAATCGGCGGCGAAATTTTGAGTGATTTGGGGAGAAAATATTCTGAGATCCCGATCATTACGGTAAAAGATTATAACATTCCAAAACTGACCGGGAAAAAGACCCTTTTCTTTGCGGTCAGTTATTCCGGCAATACCGAAGAGACCTTAACCGCCTATTCTCAGGCAAGAGATAAGAAACCATTAATTTGCGTGGTCACAAGTGGGGGCGAACTGAAAGTGATGGCTCAGAAAAATGGTGATATTCTAATTCCTCTCCCTCCAGGAATTCAACCACGCCAGGCATTAGGATTTCTCCTCACCCCCCTCTTAGTAATTATTGGAGAAAAGAAGTTTTTACCCTTTTCCATTTTGGCGGTAAAAAAGGCAGCAGAAAAACTTAAATCCTTTCGTCCGGAATGCGTAAAGATGGCAAAAATTTTAGCCCAGACATTCTACCAGAAGATTCCTTACATCTTAGCCGGTTCTCCCTTATATGCCGCAGTCGCCTACCGCTGGAAGTGTCAACTGAATGAAAATTCTAAGATTTTAGCCTTTGCCAATACCCTACCCGAGCAGAACCACAATGAGATTGAAGGGATTGGTCGGCCGAAGATTATTAAGAAGTTACTGGCGATTGCCCTCCTCTTTGACCCAAGCGCTTCTCCAAAAAATAATCGGCGGGTGGAGATTTTACCCAAAATCCTCTCTGGACAGTACGCTTCCTTCCAGAAGATAGAACCTTGGGGAGAGAATGATTTGGAGAGGATCTTCTTTTCTGTTCTCCTGGGTGACTTGGTTAGTTACTATTTAGGTGTGTATTATAAAAAGGATATTGAGAAAATTGAGCGGATTGAGAAATTAAAAGTGCTATTAAAAGGTATCAAAGATGAAAAATAA
- a CDS encoding FlgD immunoglobulin-like domain containing protein — protein sequence MKNKKLNPFSYFLFPILIFLLFKIENAQPPNVLVTRWVSPNNAQPLTFREWRRHQKIETAWSVKPVFRPKLGKFLRVDILVEDSLFPFLTSEIDTFVNDLRQDGYEAAVYTVRGSSPESLRNFLIAEYQTGMVASVFVGDLPIAWFQMIDDWNNNRRRDPDEGYEEFPCELYFMDLDGIWEDNFVQYDTLDSLVLGRDSIFDTHYGHLAPEIAISRLPVSVLGDEVSLLRSYFNRNHRYRKAQLPLRDRALVYIDDDWVPWAEQWNEDVGILYPERVFIWDPEETRALDYRPRLDTTIHQWVALFAHSWPGGHGFKYNNGQEWDWFWAYEIPVLNPAATFYNLFACSNARFVESGFAGGSYVFKTTTGLAAIGSTKTGSMLEFQDFYLPLAEGWTIGAALAEWFRLRIDNGLEPWERSWFYGMCLLGDGLLKVHSPLDVGVKRIVAPRGRIDSGSVVTPQAVVKNFGNLRTDFRVMMRIGSDYEEMREIRDLNAGDSLLINFRSWTARQPGTHIVRCSTLLADDADSLNNFVLDSVIIFSSGIGEEYSQLPTPIPSLGNLTNPFLTSLTINFILDREVSVDLFIYNSLGQPIRSLKMGKLKPGKNQIIWDGRDEKGQLVKRGIYFYHLQSEKWAITKKIVKL from the coding sequence ATGAAAAATAAAAAACTAAACCCTTTTTCCTATTTTCTATTTCCCATTTTAATTTTTCTACTTTTTAAGATAGAAAATGCGCAGCCCCCCAATGTCTTGGTGACGCGCTGGGTGAGTCCAAATAATGCTCAGCCGTTAACCTTTCGGGAATGGCGCAGGCATCAGAAGATAGAGACTGCCTGGTCAGTGAAGCCGGTATTTCGTCCGAAACTGGGAAAATTTCTCCGGGTTGACATCTTGGTGGAGGATTCTCTCTTCCCTTTTTTGACTTCTGAGATTGATACCTTCGTCAACGACTTAAGGCAAGATGGCTACGAAGCCGCGGTCTATACCGTCCGGGGTAGTTCTCCGGAATCGCTAAGGAATTTTCTCATTGCCGAATATCAAACCGGGATGGTGGCATCGGTATTCGTGGGCGACTTACCGATTGCCTGGTTTCAGATGATTGACGATTGGAATAATAACCGAAGAAGGGACCCGGATGAAGGTTACGAAGAATTTCCTTGCGAATTATACTTTATGGATCTGGACGGAATTTGGGAGGACAATTTTGTCCAATATGATACCCTTGACAGTCTCGTTTTAGGGAGGGATAGTATCTTTGATACCCATTATGGTCATCTTGCCCCGGAGATTGCGATCAGTCGACTACCGGTTTCTGTTCTTGGTGACGAAGTCTCTCTCCTCCGTTCCTATTTTAACCGAAATCATCGCTACCGAAAGGCCCAATTACCACTTCGCGACCGGGCATTGGTTTATATTGATGACGACTGGGTCCCTTGGGCGGAGCAGTGGAATGAAGATGTGGGTATTCTCTATCCGGAGCGGGTCTTCATTTGGGATCCAGAAGAGACCCGGGCATTGGATTATCGGCCGCGCCTGGACACTACTATCCACCAGTGGGTCGCTCTTTTTGCCCATTCTTGGCCTGGGGGGCACGGGTTTAAGTATAATAACGGTCAGGAATGGGACTGGTTTTGGGCTTACGAAATTCCGGTCCTCAATCCCGCTGCCACTTTTTACAACCTCTTTGCCTGTTCCAATGCCCGATTTGTGGAAAGTGGATTTGCCGGTGGTTCCTATGTCTTTAAGACCACAACTGGTTTGGCGGCGATTGGTTCCACCAAGACCGGCTCGATGTTAGAATTTCAGGACTTTTATCTTCCCCTGGCTGAAGGTTGGACGATTGGCGCTGCCCTTGCCGAATGGTTTCGGCTTCGGATTGATAACGGTCTGGAACCCTGGGAAAGGTCTTGGTTCTATGGGATGTGCCTCCTTGGTGATGGCTTACTCAAAGTTCATAGTCCCCTTGATGTGGGTGTGAAAAGAATTGTTGCCCCTCGGGGCCGGATTGACTCCGGTTCGGTCGTCACCCCGCAGGCAGTGGTGAAGAACTTTGGCAATCTCCGCACCGATTTCCGGGTGATGATGAGAATTGGGAGTGATTACGAAGAGATGAGGGAGATTAGAGACCTCAATGCCGGTGATTCCCTTCTTATTAACTTTCGCTCCTGGACCGCCCGGCAACCGGGAACCCATATTGTCCGTTGTTCAACCTTATTGGCGGATGATGCAGATTCTTTGAATAATTTTGTCCTGGATTCGGTAATTATTTTTAGTTCTGGAATTGGCGAAGAGTATTCTCAACTACCGACTCCAATTCCTTCCTTAGGAAATTTAACCAATCCGTTTCTCACTTCCCTCACCATCAACTTTATCTTGGACCGAGAAGTTTCCGTTGATTTATTCATCTATAATTCTTTAGGGCAACCAATTCGCTCCTTAAAGATGGGGAAGTTAAAGCCGGGGAAAAATCAAATAATCTGGGATGGTCGGGACGAAAAGGGACAATTGGTGAAAAGAGGTATTTACTTCTATCACTTACAAAGTGAGAAATGGGCAATTACTAAGAAGATAGTGAAATTATGA
- the mfd gene encoding transcription-repair coupling factor — protein sequence MKNIVEIFFHSFEFQDFLTHFSSQPGLKLPIPPNSALAFFLLALKKFFPSPLIFIGEELTNLFSNLVAIGEEKVILFQPKPKVFKEILNLRRDLILLLREEDLSFKLPKEVDDLMLVLRRGPFSYERLLSHLANAGYLLTDLVSEEGEFARRGSVIDLFPEESEFPLRVEFLGDEIISLRLFDPITQRTVKELEEFELFLSKSQEEGEKISSLIPKESLTLIAEEGFLTITHQFPPLDYYPDYYLPISSPEIYLGNFKVLKSEMEKEGYQYYIVGPEYLQKRLERILGDYPNYLSGSLSGGFLLPKTGICLLTEKEIYGRPKIRLPKRKFKGLPIDDLFALKKGDYVVHLEYGVGRFEGVKKEVFEGIPKDYLIISYAAGDKLYLPIENLGYLDKYLGPSDRPPKIDRIGKSGWDEAKLAAEEACAEFAQELLNLYARREVVSGFSFLPDSEWQMALEASFPYEETLDQLKALKEIKDDMESKRPMDRLICGDVGYGKTELALRAAFKAVNSFKQVALLAPTTLLCLQHYYTFKERLKDFPVRVEHLSRFLKREEREGIIKEIKEGKVDIVIGTHILLSDKITFKDLGLLIIDEEQKFGVKQKEKIKKLKENVDVLTLSATPIPRTLYLALSGIKDISLLNTPPLGRKEIVTEVTYWDEEKIRLAIMNEVKRGGQVFFIHNRIETIYKKEERLKEICPEVRMAVAHARMREERLAKVYSDFLNRRYDLLLSTAIIQSGIDIPNANTIIVDEAHTFGLSDLHQLRGRVGRGEQQGYCLFIVPKRKDLTEAAKERIKAIVSYTKLGSGFKLALRDMEIRGVGDILGTRQHGHISRIGFHLYCQLLKETIAKMKGEKVSSEPELSLNLPSYIPEDFIPDGQIRVAIYKKILKAESEAEIEELKEEIRDRFGRYPEVVANLFSLGLIRIYAKEKGIRKIVRKGREIVFVRENGEEERYFGDWQEILSLLKGLS from the coding sequence ATGAAAAATATAGTAGAGATATTTTTTCATTCTTTTGAGTTCCAAGATTTTTTAACCCATTTCTCTTCCCAACCGGGCTTAAAATTACCAATCCCTCCCAATAGCGCCTTAGCCTTCTTCCTTCTTGCTCTCAAAAAATTTTTTCCTTCCCCTTTAATTTTTATCGGCGAAGAATTGACAAATCTCTTCTCCAATTTGGTAGCAATCGGGGAAGAAAAGGTAATCCTCTTCCAACCCAAGCCCAAAGTTTTTAAGGAAATCTTAAATTTAAGAAGAGATTTAATCCTTCTTTTAAGGGAAGAGGATTTAAGTTTTAAGTTGCCCAAAGAGGTTGACGATTTAATGCTCGTTTTGAGAAGAGGTCCTTTCTCTTATGAGAGATTGCTCTCTCATCTTGCCAATGCTGGTTATCTTTTGACCGACCTCGTAAGTGAAGAAGGGGAATTTGCCCGGCGCGGTTCGGTAATTGACCTCTTCCCCGAAGAGAGCGAATTCCCTTTGCGGGTTGAATTCTTGGGCGATGAGATTATCTCCCTACGCCTTTTTGACCCCATAACCCAACGGACAGTGAAGGAGTTAGAAGAGTTTGAACTCTTCCTCTCAAAATCACAAGAGGAAGGGGAGAAAATCTCTTCTCTAATTCCCAAGGAGAGTTTAACATTAATCGCCGAGGAAGGTTTTTTAACCATTACCCACCAGTTCCCACCATTAGATTATTATCCCGATTATTACCTGCCGATTAGTTCGCCCGAAATTTATCTTGGCAATTTTAAGGTCTTAAAATCGGAGATGGAAAAGGAAGGTTATCAATATTATATTGTTGGTCCGGAATATCTCCAAAAGCGTTTAGAGAGGATATTGGGCGATTATCCAAATTATCTCTCTGGTTCTTTAAGCGGTGGTTTTCTCTTACCAAAGACCGGGATTTGCCTCTTAACGGAAAAGGAGATTTACGGGAGACCAAAGATCCGCCTGCCAAAAAGGAAGTTTAAGGGTTTACCAATTGATGACCTCTTCGCCTTAAAAAAGGGGGACTATGTTGTCCACTTAGAATACGGGGTGGGAAGATTTGAAGGGGTGAAGAAGGAGGTATTTGAAGGTATCCCTAAGGATTATCTTATTATCAGTTATGCGGCTGGGGATAAACTCTATCTCCCAATTGAGAATTTGGGTTATCTTGATAAGTATCTCGGTCCTTCTGACAGACCACCGAAGATTGACCGGATTGGTAAAAGTGGTTGGGATGAGGCAAAATTGGCTGCTGAGGAGGCATGTGCAGAATTTGCTCAGGAACTCTTAAATCTCTATGCCCGAAGGGAAGTAGTGAGTGGTTTCTCCTTTCTGCCCGATTCCGAATGGCAGATGGCTCTTGAGGCTTCCTTTCCCTATGAGGAGACCTTAGACCAGTTAAAGGCATTAAAAGAGATAAAAGATGATATGGAGAGTAAAAGACCGATGGATCGGTTAATCTGCGGTGATGTTGGCTACGGCAAGACGGAACTGGCACTCCGTGCCGCCTTTAAGGCGGTGAATAGTTTTAAGCAGGTTGCCCTCTTAGCCCCAACCACCCTCCTTTGCCTCCAACATTATTATACCTTTAAGGAGAGGCTAAAAGACTTTCCAGTGCGGGTGGAACACCTCTCCCGTTTCCTAAAAAGGGAAGAGAGAGAAGGAATAATTAAGGAGATAAAAGAAGGAAAGGTTGATATTGTGATTGGCACCCACATCTTACTTTCCGATAAGATTACCTTTAAGGATTTGGGTCTTTTAATCATTGATGAAGAGCAGAAATTTGGGGTTAAGCAGAAGGAGAAGATTAAGAAGTTAAAGGAAAATGTTGACGTCTTAACTTTAAGTGCCACCCCAATCCCCAGAACTTTATATTTAGCCCTAAGTGGCATAAAAGATATCTCCTTGCTCAATACCCCTCCTTTAGGGAGAAAGGAGATCGTAACCGAAGTGACCTATTGGGATGAGGAAAAAATTCGCTTGGCGATAATGAATGAGGTAAAAAGGGGTGGGCAGGTCTTTTTTATCCATAACCGGATTGAGACCATTTATAAGAAGGAAGAGAGGTTAAAAGAGATTTGTCCGGAAGTAAGAATGGCAGTTGCCCATGCCCGGATGCGGGAAGAGAGATTGGCAAAGGTCTACTCTGATTTCTTAAATAGAAGATACGACCTTTTACTCTCTACGGCCATTATCCAATCCGGTATTGATATCCCTAATGCCAATACGATAATTGTTGATGAAGCCCACACCTTTGGCTTATCCGACCTCCACCAACTGCGCGGTCGGGTGGGAAGAGGGGAGCAGCAGGGATATTGCCTATTTATCGTCCCGAAAAGGAAGGATTTGACCGAGGCGGCAAAGGAGAGGATAAAGGCGATTGTCAGTTATACCAAGTTGGGGAGTGGGTTTAAGTTGGCACTGAGGGATATGGAGATAAGGGGGGTGGGCGATATCTTAGGAACAAGGCAGCACGGTCATATCTCCCGGATTGGCTTTCACCTTTATTGCCAACTCTTAAAGGAAACGATTGCTAAAATGAAGGGGGAAAAAGTCTCCTCCGAGCCCGAACTTTCCTTAAACCTCCCTTCCTATATCCCAGAAGATTTCATCCCGGATGGTCAGATCCGAGTGGCAATCTATAAGAAAATCTTAAAAGCGGAAAGCGAAGCGGAGATTGAAGAATTGAAAGAGGAGATAAGAGACCGGTTCGGTCGTTATCCGGAGGTGGTGGCGAATCTATTCTCCTTAGGTTTAATTCGGATTTATGCCAAGGAGAAGGGGATTAGAAAAATCGTTCGGAAAGGAAGAGAAATAGTTTTTGTTAGGGAAAATGGGGAAGAGGAGAGATATTTTGGGGATTGGCAAGAGATTCTTTCCCTCTTAAAGGGATTGTCATAA